One window of the Klebsiella oxytoca genome contains the following:
- the ygfK gene encoding putative selenate reductase subunit YgfK, whose protein sequence is MGDIMRPVPFEELLTRIFDEYQSQRTIFGIPEQQFYSPQAQRSIGVFGESCATPLGPAAGPHTQLAQNIITAWLTGGRFIELKTVQILDRLELEKPCIDAEDECFNTEWSTEFTLKKAWDEYLKAWFALHLLEQVFPLATNKESKSFIFNMSVGYNLDGIKQPPMQEFIDNMMNASAYPKFAQYRDTLNRWLQNPSFIDRLPESARKAGLDNLAQRVPARLVEGVTLSTMHGCPPDEIEAICRYMLTEKNLNTFVKLNPTLLGYPRVREILDTCGFGYIGLSEESFDHDLKIDRALEMLTRLMALAKERGLGFGVKLTNTLGTVNNKGALPGDEMYMSGRALFPLSINVAALLSRAFDGKLPISYSGGASQINIRDIFETGIRPITMATDLLKPGGYLRLSECMRELEKADGWNMTQIDVERLNALAEKAVSMDYTQKQWKPEDRIDTGEPLPLLDCYVAPCVTACAIKQDIPEYIRLLGEHRYADALELIYQRNALPAITGHICDHQCQYNCTRLDYDSALNIRDLKKVALEKGWDEYRSRWHKPAGSGSMHPVAVIGAGPAGLAAGYFLARAGHPVTVFEREANAGGVVQNIIPQFRIPGELIQHDIDFVVAHGVKIEYGCDPHLSVDKLQAEGFRYVLVGTGTDKNSGVKLRGDNQNVHKSLQFLREFNRDVRLNMGKRVAVIGAGNTAMDCARAALRVPGVQSVTIVYRRSQQEMPAWREEYDEALLDGVDFEWLCNPEQFNADGTLTVRVMKLGEPDEKGRRRPVETDEIRTLKVDSLITAIGEQQDGEALSAMGIPLDPQGWPVVNADGETSRPNVFLIGDVQRGPSSIVSAIGNARRATDVILTRENIASSHGNKFWNNVDPTKVYQRKGAIAVTLVDKDQRDAFVEQEASRCLECNYICSKCVDVCPNRANISVAVPGFQNRFQTLHLDAYCNECGNCAQFCPWQGKPYKDKITVFSLEQDFVNSTNPGFFVEGASVKVRQDDKTWQLEINDRGQFKNVPAELDAMCRIISHIHQHQSYLLGGVEV, encoded by the coding sequence ATGGGAGATATAATGCGTCCCGTGCCGTTTGAAGAACTTTTGACGCGCATTTTTGATGAGTATCAGAGTCAACGGACGATTTTTGGCATTCCCGAACAACAGTTTTACTCGCCGCAGGCGCAGCGTTCCATCGGCGTGTTTGGCGAAAGCTGCGCAACGCCTCTCGGCCCGGCTGCCGGGCCGCACACCCAGCTGGCACAGAATATCATTACCGCCTGGCTCACCGGCGGACGGTTTATTGAGCTGAAAACCGTACAGATCCTTGACCGCCTGGAGCTGGAAAAACCCTGTATCGATGCCGAAGATGAGTGCTTCAACACCGAATGGTCTACCGAATTTACCCTGAAAAAAGCCTGGGATGAGTATCTCAAAGCCTGGTTTGCGCTGCATCTGCTGGAGCAGGTGTTCCCGCTGGCGACAAATAAAGAGAGTAAGTCGTTTATTTTCAATATGAGCGTTGGTTACAACCTGGACGGCATTAAGCAGCCGCCCATGCAGGAATTTATCGACAACATGATGAACGCCTCCGCCTATCCTAAATTCGCCCAGTACCGCGATACGCTGAACCGCTGGCTGCAAAATCCATCGTTTATCGACCGCCTGCCTGAAAGCGCGCGTAAAGCCGGGCTGGATAACCTCGCGCAGCGCGTGCCCGCCAGGCTGGTTGAGGGCGTGACCCTCTCGACGATGCACGGCTGCCCGCCGGATGAGATCGAAGCTATCTGCCGCTACATGCTGACTGAGAAAAACCTCAATACCTTTGTGAAGCTCAACCCTACCCTGCTCGGCTATCCGCGCGTTCGTGAAATCCTCGACACCTGCGGCTTCGGCTATATCGGCCTCAGCGAAGAGTCGTTTGACCACGACCTGAAGATCGACCGGGCGCTGGAGATGTTAACGCGCCTGATGGCGCTGGCGAAAGAGCGCGGCCTCGGCTTTGGCGTCAAGCTGACCAACACCCTCGGCACCGTCAATAACAAAGGCGCGCTGCCGGGGGATGAAATGTATATGTCCGGCCGTGCGCTGTTTCCGCTATCGATCAACGTGGCCGCGCTGCTCTCGCGCGCGTTCGACGGCAAGCTGCCTATTTCCTACTCCGGCGGCGCCAGCCAGATTAACATCCGCGATATTTTCGAAACCGGCATTCGTCCCATCACCATGGCAACCGATCTGCTGAAGCCGGGGGGATATTTACGTCTGAGCGAGTGCATGCGCGAACTGGAGAAAGCCGACGGCTGGAACATGACGCAAATCGACGTTGAACGTCTCAACGCGCTGGCGGAAAAAGCGGTGAGCATGGATTACACCCAGAAGCAGTGGAAACCGGAAGATCGCATCGATACCGGTGAACCGCTGCCGCTGCTGGACTGCTACGTCGCCCCCTGCGTCACGGCCTGCGCCATCAAGCAGGATATTCCGGAATATATCCGTCTGCTGGGCGAGCATCGCTACGCCGACGCGCTGGAGCTTATCTATCAGCGTAACGCTTTACCGGCCATCACCGGCCATATATGCGATCACCAGTGCCAGTACAACTGTACGCGCCTGGATTACGACAGCGCGCTTAACATTCGCGACCTGAAGAAAGTGGCGCTGGAGAAAGGCTGGGATGAGTACCGAAGCCGCTGGCATAAGCCCGCAGGCTCTGGCTCCATGCACCCGGTAGCGGTGATAGGCGCAGGCCCTGCCGGTCTTGCCGCCGGCTACTTCCTCGCCCGCGCCGGACATCCGGTGACGGTTTTTGAACGCGAGGCCAATGCCGGAGGCGTGGTGCAGAATATCATTCCGCAGTTCCGCATTCCCGGCGAGCTTATCCAGCACGATATCGATTTTGTTGTCGCCCACGGCGTAAAAATTGAATACGGCTGCGATCCGCATCTGAGCGTAGACAAACTGCAGGCGGAAGGCTTCCGTTACGTATTGGTCGGTACCGGCACCGATAAAAACAGCGGCGTGAAGCTGCGCGGCGATAACCAGAACGTGCATAAGTCGCTGCAGTTTCTGCGCGAATTCAACCGCGACGTCCGTCTGAATATGGGCAAACGCGTGGCCGTCATCGGCGCCGGTAACACCGCTATGGACTGCGCTCGCGCGGCGCTGCGCGTACCTGGCGTGCAGAGCGTGACCATCGTCTATCGTCGTTCCCAGCAGGAGATGCCCGCCTGGCGTGAAGAGTACGATGAAGCCCTGCTCGACGGCGTAGACTTCGAATGGCTATGCAATCCTGAACAGTTTAATGCCGATGGCACTCTCACCGTGCGGGTCATGAAGCTGGGCGAGCCGGATGAGAAAGGCCGCCGCCGTCCGGTAGAAACCGATGAAATTCGCACGCTGAAAGTCGATTCTCTGATTACCGCCATCGGTGAGCAGCAGGACGGCGAGGCGCTGTCAGCCATGGGGATTCCGCTCGATCCGCAGGGCTGGCCGGTGGTTAACGCCGATGGCGAGACCAGCAGGCCGAACGTATTCCTGATTGGCGACGTGCAGCGCGGTCCCTCTTCTATTGTGTCGGCAATCGGCAACGCGCGACGGGCAACGGACGTGATTCTGACCAGGGAAAATATCGCCAGCAGCCACGGAAATAAATTCTGGAACAACGTCGATCCGACCAAAGTTTATCAGCGTAAAGGCGCCATCGCCGTCACACTGGTGGATAAAGACCAGCGCGACGCCTTTGTTGAGCAGGAAGCCAGCCGCTGCCTCGAATGTAACTACATTTGCAGCAAGTGCGTCGACGTCTGTCCGAACCGCGCCAATATTTCCGTCGCCGTGCCGGGCTTCCAGAACCGTTTCCAGACGCTGCATCTGGATGCCTATTGCAACGAATGCGGCAACTGCGCCCAGTTCTGTCCATGGCAGGGAAAACCGTACAAAGACAAAATCACCGTGTTCAGCCTTGAGCAGGATTTTGTCAACAGCACTAATCCAGGCTTCTTTGTCGAAGGTGCCAGCGTCAAGGTGCGTCAGGACGATAAAACATGGCAGCTGGAAATTAACGACCGCGGCCAGTTTAAAAACGTTCCAGCCGAGCTGGACGCCATGTGCCGCATCATAAGCCATATTCATCAGCACCAGAGCTATCTATTGGGAGGCGTTGAAGTATGA
- the ssnA gene encoding putative aminohydrolase SsnA — MLILKNATAAQIYPAKVWENVDIAIENDTILDVGPGLCQRYPQAQVKEMGGQLVMPGMVCSHNHFYSGLSRGIQANIAPSPDFISTLKNLWWRLDRALDEESLYYSGLICAMEAVRSGCTAVIDHHASPHYIAGSLSQLRNAFLKIGLRGMTCFETTDRNFGSRELRDSVEENIRFAREIDAAREKGDQPYLVEAHIGAHAPFTVPDEGLTMLSEALKATGRGLHIHAAEDRYDVSHSHHLYGKDLLVRLAEFDLINSKTLIAHGLYISDADVELLNTQDGFLVHNARSNMNNHVGYNHRLPQLRNLALGTDGIGSDMFEEMKFAFFKHRDAGGPLWPDSFAKALSNGNELLNRNFNARFGRLEAGYKADLTICDYMAPTPLIAENIAGHIAFGLGANSVRSVMVNGVMIYEDRQFSFDCEPIFKAAQKVAQKMWARMDALPA, encoded by the coding sequence ATCCTGATTCTGAAGAATGCCACCGCCGCGCAGATCTATCCGGCGAAAGTGTGGGAGAACGTCGATATTGCCATTGAGAACGATACTATTCTCGATGTTGGCCCCGGCCTGTGCCAGCGCTATCCGCAGGCGCAGGTAAAAGAGATGGGCGGACAGCTGGTGATGCCCGGTATGGTCTGCTCCCACAATCACTTTTATTCCGGCCTGTCCCGCGGTATTCAGGCCAATATCGCACCCAGCCCGGACTTTATCTCAACGCTGAAAAACCTGTGGTGGCGTCTTGACCGGGCGCTGGACGAAGAGTCGCTCTACTACAGCGGGCTGATCTGCGCCATGGAAGCGGTGCGCAGCGGCTGCACGGCGGTTATCGATCATCATGCCTCGCCGCACTATATCGCCGGCTCCCTGAGCCAGCTGCGCAACGCCTTTCTCAAAATAGGGCTGCGTGGGATGACCTGCTTTGAAACCACCGACCGCAACTTCGGCAGCCGCGAACTGCGCGACAGCGTGGAGGAGAATATTCGCTTTGCCAGAGAGATCGACGCCGCGCGCGAGAAGGGAGACCAGCCTTATCTGGTCGAAGCCCACATCGGCGCCCATGCGCCTTTCACCGTGCCGGATGAAGGCCTGACGATGCTAAGCGAGGCCCTGAAAGCAACCGGACGCGGCCTGCATATTCACGCGGCGGAAGACCGCTACGATGTTTCACACAGCCATCACCTTTACGGCAAGGACCTGCTGGTGCGGCTGGCGGAGTTCGACCTTATCAACAGTAAGACGCTGATTGCTCACGGTCTGTATATCTCCGATGCCGACGTGGAGCTGCTCAATACGCAGGACGGTTTCCTGGTGCATAACGCCCGCTCCAACATGAACAACCACGTCGGCTACAATCATCGTCTGCCGCAGTTGCGTAACCTGGCGCTGGGCACCGACGGCATTGGTTCCGACATGTTTGAGGAGATGAAGTTTGCCTTCTTTAAACACCGGGACGCCGGCGGTCCGCTGTGGCCGGACAGCTTTGCGAAGGCGCTGAGCAATGGTAATGAGCTGCTGAACCGCAACTTCAACGCCCGCTTTGGTCGCCTTGAAGCGGGATATAAAGCGGATCTCACAATCTGCGATTATATGGCGCCAACCCCGCTTATCGCGGAAAATATCGCCGGACATATCGCCTTTGGTCTGGGTGCCAATAGCGTGCGCAGCGTGATGGTAAACGGCGTGATGATTTATGAAGATCGCCAGTTCAGCTTCGACTGCGAGCCGATATTCAAAGCGGCGCAGAAAGTGGCGCAAAAAATGTGGGCGCGAATGGATGCGCTCCCCGCATAA
- a CDS encoding 4Fe-4S dicluster domain-containing protein has protein sequence MTSFIVASPQSCFGCRTCEVACALEHVTPGAEFNPRLKVMRLDDLSVPVMCHQCENAPCVSACPTGALSMGAERVEADGGRCIGCQSCVIACPFGAVTIEVKAGLTPVIVICDLCSSRERGPACVDVCPTAALSKMTEEQLKELQKQRNIATAALLSL, from the coding sequence ATGACCAGTTTTATCGTTGCCAGTCCGCAGTCCTGCTTCGGCTGCCGGACCTGTGAGGTGGCCTGTGCGCTGGAGCATGTGACGCCGGGCGCGGAGTTTAATCCCCGCCTGAAGGTGATGCGCCTCGACGACCTTAGCGTGCCGGTGATGTGCCATCAGTGCGAGAATGCGCCCTGCGTGAGCGCCTGCCCGACCGGAGCGCTCAGTATGGGGGCGGAGAGGGTGGAGGCCGACGGCGGGCGCTGCATTGGTTGCCAGAGCTGCGTCATCGCCTGTCCGTTTGGGGCGGTAACTATTGAGGTGAAGGCCGGTCTGACGCCGGTTATTGTCATATGCGACCTCTGCAGCAGCAGGGAGCGCGGGCCCGCCTGCGTTGACGTCTGCCCGACGGCGGCGTTGAGTAAAATGACCGAAGAGCAGCTAAAAGAACTGCAAAAACAGCGCAATATCGCTACCGCCGCGCTGCTGTCGCTATAA
- the ygfT gene encoding formate-dependent uric acid utilization protein YgfT yields MNKFIVADSANCIGCHACEVACVTSHRQDSWPQQRSDFLPRIRVFFNRKASSATTCRHCNDAPCVGSCPTQALSFANDSVQFKEALCIGCKNCIIACPFGAIEMVANDDGMPQLAQKCDLCSQHPSGQQACVASCPTQALRLMDEASINQLRAERQIRSALEKPLDGVRGARRNAILDKPPRVGAKKAAADARLQHFAEIYQPLSERDAEYESQRCLYCAQKAWCNWTCPLHNHIPDFIRLVNEGKIIEAAELCHQSSSLPEICGRVCPQDRLCEGACTLKNEGGSVAIGNLERYITDTALAMGWRPTIVEVPPRRERVAIIGAGPAGLGCADILVRAGVHVDVFDRHPEIGGLLTFGIPPFKLDKNVLERRRDIFSAMGVNFHLNQEVGRDVAFDELLTNYDAVFLGVGTYGLMAAGLEGETAPGVVQALPFLIASTREVMGLEESAEYPLIDIKGTHVVVLGGGDTAMDCLRTAVRRGAQSVTCAYRRDELSMPGSKKEVVNAREEGVKFEFNVQPQRIQLNRKGQVSAVEMIRTKMGEPGPDGRRRPQPIPDSGFELKADILIMAFGFQAHDMPWLRGHGIKLDRWGQIITGGKGRGTTQTTHDKVYAGGDAVTGADLVVTAMVAGRQAASEMLAQFRAREEI; encoded by the coding sequence ATGAATAAATTTATTGTTGCCGATTCTGCGAACTGTATTGGCTGCCACGCCTGTGAAGTGGCCTGCGTCACCTCTCATCGCCAGGACAGCTGGCCCCAGCAGCGCAGCGACTTTCTTCCACGCATTCGCGTATTCTTCAACCGCAAGGCCAGCAGCGCGACAACCTGCCGCCACTGCAATGACGCTCCCTGCGTCGGATCGTGCCCGACTCAGGCGCTGAGTTTTGCGAATGACAGCGTTCAGTTTAAAGAGGCTCTGTGTATCGGCTGTAAAAATTGCATTATCGCCTGTCCGTTTGGCGCGATTGAGATGGTGGCGAACGATGACGGCATGCCGCAGCTGGCGCAGAAATGCGATCTTTGCAGCCAGCACCCTTCCGGTCAGCAGGCATGCGTAGCCAGCTGTCCAACCCAGGCTCTGCGCCTGATGGATGAGGCGAGTATTAACCAGCTGCGCGCGGAGCGACAGATTCGCTCCGCGCTGGAAAAGCCGCTAGACGGCGTCCGCGGCGCAAGGCGCAATGCAATTCTCGATAAACCACCGCGAGTTGGGGCGAAAAAGGCTGCCGCCGATGCTCGTTTGCAGCATTTCGCTGAAATCTATCAGCCGCTGAGCGAGCGTGATGCGGAGTATGAGAGCCAGCGCTGTCTCTATTGCGCGCAGAAAGCGTGGTGCAACTGGACGTGCCCGCTGCATAACCATATTCCCGATTTCATCCGCCTGGTGAATGAAGGCAAGATTATCGAGGCGGCTGAATTGTGCCATCAGAGCAGCTCCCTGCCCGAGATTTGCGGTCGGGTTTGCCCGCAGGATCGGCTGTGCGAGGGAGCCTGCACTCTTAAGAACGAGGGCGGATCGGTCGCTATTGGCAACCTTGAACGCTACATCACCGATACCGCGCTGGCGATGGGCTGGCGGCCGACGATCGTTGAAGTCCCGCCGCGCCGGGAGCGGGTGGCGATAATTGGCGCCGGGCCAGCCGGTCTGGGCTGCGCCGATATTCTCGTTCGCGCGGGCGTACACGTGGACGTCTTCGATCGCCACCCGGAGATCGGCGGCCTGCTGACCTTTGGTATTCCACCGTTCAAGCTGGATAAAAACGTGCTTGAACGGCGGCGCGATATTTTCAGCGCCATGGGCGTCAACTTTCATCTCAACCAGGAGGTGGGGCGCGATGTGGCGTTTGATGAGCTGCTGACAAACTACGACGCCGTCTTCCTCGGCGTGGGTACCTATGGTCTGATGGCCGCCGGTCTGGAGGGGGAGACGGCGCCCGGAGTGGTTCAGGCTCTGCCGTTCCTGATTGCCAGCACCCGGGAGGTGATGGGGCTGGAAGAGAGCGCCGAATATCCCTTAATCGACATTAAGGGCACACACGTTGTGGTGCTTGGCGGGGGAGATACGGCGATGGACTGCCTGCGCACCGCCGTTCGTCGCGGAGCGCAGAGCGTGACCTGTGCCTATCGTCGCGATGAGCTGAGTATGCCCGGCTCGAAAAAAGAGGTGGTCAATGCGCGGGAAGAGGGGGTGAAATTTGAGTTTAACGTTCAGCCGCAGCGCATTCAGCTCAACCGCAAGGGGCAGGTCAGCGCGGTGGAGATGATCCGCACGAAAATGGGCGAACCGGGCCCGGATGGCCGCCGTCGGCCGCAGCCGATCCCGGACTCCGGGTTTGAACTGAAGGCCGACATCCTCATTATGGCGTTCGGCTTTCAGGCTCACGACATGCCCTGGCTGCGGGGCCACGGCATTAAGCTGGATCGCTGGGGGCAGATTATCACCGGCGGCAAAGGGCGCGGAACGACCCAGACCACTCACGACAAAGTCTATGCCGGCGGCGATGCCGTTACCGGAGCGGACCTGGTGGTTACCGCCATGGTAGCCGGGCGGCAGGCGGCCAGCGAGATGTTGGCTCAATTCCGGGCCAGGGAGGAGATATGA
- a CDS encoding nucleobase:cation symporter-2 family protein has product MKDIANSASKNGNSTAPVDEILPITQMILYGLQHVLVMYAGAVAVPLVVGNAVGLPPEHIILLISADLFICGAATIVQSLGVGKWLGCRLPLIQGCTFAALIPMVLIGKEYGIGGISGAVIVSGIFILCCAPWISKLIRFFPKVVMGSIVTLIGMSIMPVAGGWIGGGSSEMNGFGAPFSLLMAAITLVIILNIYTFASGVVKNTSVLIGLIVGTVLWGCFKPLDFSLVHATPWLHLPTLMPFAKPEFHIIPVALLSMVMVVVMVETMSSMMATGDIVGKKVDAKMLRNGLNTCGIATTICGFFNLFPYAAFAQNVGLIGLTGVRSRFVVSVSGIILILMGVFSRMAALVVLIPKPILGGAGIVMFGMVAVSGIRTLGQVNYRNNNNGMVVALTLSLGMMPVLVPNLFTQFPPMVQLFLHSGITIGTLTAIVANLTLNGSVPFRVNHETPVPDPAPPSSAARNMAVRTVRMWLLLRKVQKERGPEEAREGQ; this is encoded by the coding sequence ATGAAAGATATCGCCAATTCCGCCTCAAAAAATGGGAACTCGACCGCACCGGTTGATGAGATTTTACCCATTACGCAAATGATTCTTTATGGCCTGCAGCACGTGCTGGTGATGTACGCGGGCGCCGTCGCGGTTCCGCTGGTGGTGGGCAATGCGGTAGGGCTACCGCCGGAACACATTATTTTACTGATTAGCGCCGACCTGTTTATCTGCGGCGCGGCCACCATCGTGCAGTCGCTGGGGGTCGGTAAATGGCTCGGCTGCCGGTTGCCGCTTATCCAGGGCTGTACCTTTGCGGCGCTGATTCCGATGGTTCTGATCGGTAAGGAGTACGGAATCGGCGGCATTTCCGGGGCGGTGATCGTTTCCGGTATTTTCATACTCTGCTGCGCCCCGTGGATTAGTAAACTCATTCGATTCTTTCCCAAAGTCGTCATGGGCAGCATCGTCACCCTTATCGGTATGTCGATTATGCCGGTGGCCGGGGGATGGATTGGCGGCGGCAGCAGCGAAATGAACGGCTTTGGCGCTCCCTTTTCGCTGCTGATGGCGGCAATTACGCTGGTGATTATTCTCAATATTTACACCTTTGCCTCCGGCGTGGTGAAAAACACCTCGGTGCTAATTGGTCTTATCGTCGGGACGGTTCTCTGGGGTTGCTTTAAGCCTCTCGACTTTAGTCTGGTCCACGCCACCCCCTGGCTCCATCTACCGACCCTGATGCCCTTTGCCAAACCTGAATTTCATATTATCCCCGTCGCCCTGCTGTCGATGGTTATGGTGGTGGTGATGGTGGAAACCATGTCCTCGATGATGGCAACCGGGGATATCGTCGGAAAGAAAGTTGACGCGAAGATGCTGCGCAACGGCCTCAACACCTGCGGGATCGCGACGACTATCTGCGGCTTCTTCAATCTCTTTCCCTACGCCGCGTTCGCGCAGAACGTCGGCCTGATCGGTTTGACCGGGGTACGCAGCCGCTTTGTCGTCTCGGTCTCCGGTATCATTCTCATTCTGATGGGCGTGTTCTCAAGAATGGCGGCGCTGGTGGTTCTGATCCCTAAACCGATCCTCGGCGGCGCGGGCATTGTCATGTTCGGTATGGTGGCGGTATCCGGTATACGTACGCTGGGGCAGGTCAACTACCGCAACAATAATAACGGTATGGTGGTGGCGTTGACCCTCAGTCTCGGCATGATGCCGGTGCTGGTACCCAACCTGTTCACCCAGTTTCCGCCGATGGTTCAGCTCTTCCTGCACAGCGGGATCACCATTGGAACCCTGACGGCTATCGTCGCCAACCTCACCCTCAACGGCAGCGTGCCTTTCCGCGTTAACCACGAAACCCCGGTTCCCGATCCGGCACCGCCCAGCTCGGCGGCGCGCAATATGGCCGTCAGAACCGTCAGAATGTGGCTACTGCTGCGCAAAGTTCAGAAAGAGAGAGGGCCTGAAGAAGCCCGGGAGGGACAGTAA
- the fdhF gene encoding formate dehydrogenase subunit alpha encodes MKRVTTVCPYCASGCKMQLTVEEGKITRADAAMGKNNQGTLCLKGYYGWDFINDTQILTPRLKTPMIRRQRGGKLESVSWEEALDYVAARLSEIKAQYGPDAIQTTGSSRATGNETNYIMQKFARAVIGTNNVDCCARVUHGPSVAGLHQSVGNGAMSNAITEIDNTDLVFIFGYNPADSHPIVANHILNAKRNGAKIIVCDPRKIETARIADMHLALKNGSNIALLNAIGHVIIAEDLYDKSFVAGRSEGFDTYRGIVERYTPESVEAITGISARQIRECARMYATAGNATILWGMGVTQFWQGVETVRSLTSLAILTGNLGKPHVGVNPVRGQNNVQGACDMGALPDTYPGYQYVKFPENREKFAKAWGVESLPENPGYRISELPHRVAHGEVRAAYIMGEDPLQTDAELSAVRKAFEEMELVIVQDIFMTKTAAAADVILPSTSWGEHEGVYTAADRGFQRFFKAVEPKWDLKTDWQIICEIATRMGYPMKYDNTQQIWDELRHLCPNFFGATYGKMGELGYVQWPCRDESEADRGTSYLFAERFSTPNGLAQFFTCEWQEPVDKLSDEYPLVLSTVREVGHYSCRSMTGNCAALARLADEPGYIQINTADAKRLGIGDEELVWVNSRKGKVITRAKVSDRPNRGAVYMTYQWWIGACNELVTENLSPITKTPEYKYCAVNVERITDQRAAEQYVLDEYNQLKTRLRESAAG; translated from the coding sequence ATGAAGAGAGTCACGACCGTCTGCCCCTACTGCGCTTCCGGCTGCAAGATGCAGCTCACGGTAGAGGAAGGCAAAATTACCCGCGCCGATGCCGCGATGGGTAAAAACAATCAGGGCACGCTGTGCCTGAAAGGCTACTACGGCTGGGACTTTATTAATGATACCCAGATCCTTACGCCGCGCCTGAAAACGCCGATGATCCGCCGCCAGCGCGGCGGCAAGCTCGAGTCGGTTTCCTGGGAGGAAGCGCTCGATTATGTCGCCGCCCGCCTCAGCGAGATAAAAGCCCAGTACGGGCCAGACGCTATCCAGACCACCGGGTCTTCGCGCGCCACCGGCAACGAAACAAACTACATCATGCAGAAATTTGCGCGCGCGGTTATTGGTACCAATAACGTCGACTGCTGCGCTCGCGTCTGACACGGCCCTTCGGTTGCAGGTCTGCACCAGTCGGTCGGCAACGGCGCGATGAGTAATGCTATCACCGAGATCGATAATACCGATCTGGTGTTTATTTTTGGCTATAACCCGGCGGATTCGCACCCCATCGTGGCGAATCATATTCTCAATGCCAAACGCAACGGCGCAAAAATTATCGTCTGCGATCCGCGCAAAATCGAAACTGCGCGTATAGCCGATATGCATCTTGCCCTTAAAAACGGTTCCAATATTGCGCTGCTGAACGCCATCGGACACGTGATTATCGCGGAGGATCTCTACGATAAATCCTTCGTTGCCGGTCGTTCGGAGGGCTTCGACACCTACCGGGGTATTGTCGAGCGCTATACACCGGAGTCGGTAGAAGCGATAACCGGTATCAGCGCCAGGCAGATTCGCGAGTGCGCGCGGATGTACGCGACCGCCGGCAACGCCACTATTCTCTGGGGGATGGGAGTGACCCAGTTCTGGCAGGGGGTGGAAACGGTGCGCTCGCTCACCAGCCTGGCGATCCTGACCGGCAACCTGGGCAAACCGCACGTCGGCGTCAATCCGGTACGCGGCCAGAACAACGTTCAGGGCGCCTGCGATATGGGAGCATTACCGGACACCTATCCGGGCTATCAGTATGTGAAATTCCCGGAAAACCGGGAAAAGTTCGCCAAAGCCTGGGGCGTAGAGAGCCTGCCGGAGAATCCCGGCTACCGTATCAGCGAGCTGCCGCACCGCGTGGCGCATGGCGAAGTACGGGCGGCGTACATCATGGGGGAAGATCCGCTCCAGACCGATGCCGAGCTTTCTGCCGTACGTAAGGCGTTCGAAGAGATGGAGCTGGTTATCGTCCAGGATATCTTTATGACCAAAACCGCAGCAGCGGCCGACGTCATTTTGCCGTCCACCTCGTGGGGCGAGCACGAAGGCGTTTATACCGCCGCAGACCGCGGGTTCCAGCGCTTTTTCAAAGCGGTAGAGCCGAAGTGGGATCTGAAGACCGACTGGCAGATAATCTGCGAGATCGCCACCCGCATGGGTTATCCGATGAAGTACGACAATACGCAGCAAATCTGGGATGAACTACGCCATCTGTGCCCCAACTTTTTCGGCGCCACCTACGGGAAAATGGGTGAGCTTGGCTACGTGCAGTGGCCGTGCCGCGACGAATCAGAGGCAGATCGGGGCACCTCGTATCTGTTTGCCGAGCGTTTTTCCACCCCCAACGGGCTGGCGCAGTTCTTCACCTGCGAATGGCAGGAGCCTGTCGACAAACTCAGCGATGAGTATCCGCTGGTGCTCTCCACCGTGCGCGAAGTGGGCCACTACTCCTGCCGCTCGATGACCGGCAACTGCGCGGCGTTGGCCAGGCTGGCGGATGAACCGGGCTATATCCAAATCAATACCGCCGATGCAAAACGTCTCGGCATTGGCGATGAGGAGCTGGTCTGGGTCAACTCGCGCAAAGGCAAGGTGATTACCCGGGCGAAGGTCAGCGATCGACCGAATCGCGGCGCGGTCTATATGACCTATCAGTGGTGGATCGGCGCCTGCAATGAGCTGGTCACTGAGAACCTGAGCCCGATAACCAAGACGCCTGAGTATAAATACTGCGCGGTTAACGTTGAGCGCATTACCGATCAGCGCGCCGCTGAGCAGTACGTCCTTGATGAATACAACCAGTTAAAAACCCGCCTGCGCGAAAGCGCCGCAGGATAA